TCACATTTTATCCACTGTTTATTATACTGTTAGAGTAGGTATTTTTCAAAAATGAGTGATTATCATTTTATGATTACTTGTTTATTGTACATTATATAAGTTTATAGGAGGCCGCTATGATTGTTCATCCATTGTGGGAAATGTATCCTGCTGTCCAAAAAGATTTGATTGAAACAAAGCGTGTCATGGAAAAATCAGTAAAAATCAGAAACAAAGAGATTACTGCAACACTGCAATTATTTTTTGGTGCTGGTGGCAAATTATTACGCCCAGCATATTTTTTATTGTTTTCAAAATTTGGCACAATAGAATCAGATAAAAAACGTTATCGTATGGCAGCCTCATTAGAAATACTCCATGTTGCAACGCTTATTCATGATGATATTATTGACGATTCTCCGGTTCGTCGCTCAATGCCATCTGTTCAGGCATTATATGGTAAAGATATTGCTGTTTATACAGGAGATTTTTTATTTACAGTGTATTTTCATTTATTGACTAATGCGACAAGTGATTTAAAAACTATCGCGTTAAATGCCCAAAGTATGAAACGTATTTTAGTTGGAGAGTTAGATCAAATGAATTTACGCTATAATACAGATATTACAGTGAAACAATATTTCCAACATATTAAAGGTAAAACAGCTCAGTTATTTGAATTTTCTTGCTATGAAGGAGCGCATTATGCTCATGCTTCTAAGATAATTCAATTACAGGCTAAACGAATTGGATATAATATTGGAATGGCATTTCAGATTATGGATGATATTCTTGATTATAAATCGACAGAAGAAGACATGCAGAAACCTGTTTTTGAAGATATGAAAAATGGTTATTATACACTGCCACTTATTTTAGCAATGAATGAAAATCGTGCAGCATTTTTACCTTATCTAGAGAAAAAGACAGAGTTGTCTAATCAAGAGATGAAAGAAGTACAGCAACTAATCGAAAAATATAAAGGCATAGAAAAAGCTGAGATGATTGCAGAGCGATTCACTAATAAAGCCCTAACAAGCATAAAAAAATTACCAGATATTGCAGAAAAAGATATTTTGTATCATGTAACAGAAGTACTTTTAGATAGAAATAATTAAAAAACATCATCTAACTTTTAAGTAGGAGAAAGTTAGATGATGTTTGTTTAGTTGATTAAGTTAGTTGTAATAAACTGGCGGAAAGAGGAACCACGATAACAGTAATGACTCCCACTAAAATCATAGAAATACTTGCCATAGCTGCTTCTGTTTCACCTAGTTCAATCCCAACTGACACACCTAGTGCATGTCCAGCAGATCCAAGAGCTAATCCTTTAGCAATAGGGTTGTTGATATGAAAGAACTTTAAGGCCATCTTACCAGTGGCGTAAATAATTACGGCATTAAAGATAACGGCAAAAGCGGTTAAAGACACAATCCCATTCATTGATTCAGAAATTGGAACGGCAATAGCTGTTGTTGCTGCTTGTGGCAGGAGAGAGACCATCATTTGTGGATGCATACGAATTAATTTTCCAACAGCAACAATGCTTGTGACAGATACAGCTGATCCTATTGTAATCGCAGCCACTATTTCCACCCAATATTTTTGTAACAACTCTCTTTTTTTGTATAGAGGAATAGCAAAAGCAATGGTTGCAGGTTCTAAGAAGAAACTGATGACTGTTCCACCTTGATTATATTGTTCGTAGTTGATACCAGTTGCTTTTAATATGATGACACCTAAAATCATGGCAACAAATAATGGGGTGAATAAGAAAAAGCCATTTGTTTTTTTGAATAAGAATGTTCCAATTCCAAAAGCAACGAATGAAATAACAATACCGATATATGGGGTCATTATCTTTGCACCTCCTCTAATTGTTGTTTTTTAAGAAAGGCTAATTTTCTCTCTTTAGAGCCAGATTTTTCTTTAACTCCTAATAGGTAAGATGTACTCCAACCTGTAATAGCAAGAATGACAAAGGTTGCAATAAAAATGACTGCTAAAATTGGCACACCGTAAACTTTTAAGATGTCTAATGAGTTGTATAAAGAGATACCAGAAGGAACAAATAGGAAAGAAATAATACCAGTTAAACTTGTTCCTAGACTTTCAACTTGTTCTAGTTTTACAATATTAGTACTTAATGCAACAAATAAAAGGATTAACCCAATAACAGATGCAGGCATAGGGATAGGTAAGATGAAGGCAATTCCTTTAGAGATAAGCATAATGGCTGCAAAAATAAAGGCTTGGTGTAAGAATGAATAAACTTTTTTTTCCATTTGAAAAACTCCTTTTGACTGATTCATTTGATACATTGAGTATAGGTTAGAAACGCTGATTTGTGTGGTGTTTGACGTGAAACGTAAAAATGTAAGCGTATAATACAAAAAATCACTCCTAAAATGCATGAAGCAAAATGGCAGTGATTTTATTTAAGATAAGCCAATCATTTCTTTGAATGGTTTGACGTATGATCGGCTGACAGGCACCTTTAATCCATTATCTAGTGTAACTTGTAATGTATTGTTAAACCATGGCTGAATTTCTTGTATTTTTGTTGTATTTAACATAAAACTTCGATGCGTTTTGATAAAAATATCTGTTGGTAATCGTGTTTCGATTTTACTTAAACTACCGCTAGTTTGATAGGTTTCACTTTCTGTATGGACGCTGAGTTCTTTGTCTTCAACAGAAACTAGGTAAATATCGTTTGGATGAATTAAGAAAATACGGTCCTCACCTTGTATAGGAATAGCGTCAATTGACTCTGTTTTCTTTTTTGGAGAGGTGTTAGAAGGTTTAATGATAGAAATGGCTTTATCAAGCGCCTCATGGACAATAGTCTCATCAAATGGTTTTAAAATATAATCCATGGCATTGACTTTAAACGCTTTTAACGCATAGTCATCATAGGCAGTAGCGAAAATCAGATAAGGAGGTTTCTTTAATTTTTTTAATTTAGTAGCTAAATCAAACCCACTTTCATCAGTCAAATGAATATCTAAAAAAATAATATCTGGTTTTTTATCCATTATTTGCTCCATTGCTTCTTCAACAGAATCAGCTTCGGCAGTGGATGAAATATTAGGATGTTGTGTCACTAAATAAGCGAGTTCCTCGCGAGCAAGAGGTTCATCATCAACAAGTAAGACATGTGTCATAAATTATCATTCCTTTAACTTAAAGTGGTTGAATTATTTGTTTCAATTAGTGGCATAGTTAAAGTAAATATTACACCACTATCTAAATTATTCTGTACATTAAACTCAGCCTGTTCACCAAACAAATTAGTCATCCGTTTTGAAAGGTTGTCTAGTGCTGTACCAGTTCCTTTTTCTGAAATAACGGATTCTTTTCCTAGGTGGGTTAATCTTTCATCAGGGATACCTAATCCGTTATCTTTCACACTGATAATCAATTTTTCTTGTTTTTTGTAGATTGAAACGTGAGCGTGATTATTTTCTTTTCTTGATCCAAAGGCATGTTTAATGGTGTTCTCCACTAAAATTTGGACGGCATATGGAGGAACCAAGTAGTGTATCAAGGTATCATCAACATCAAAAGTAACCGTGTAGCGATTTGGAAATCGTGCTTGCTCTAGTGATAGGTAGGCATCTACTTGTGCTAATTCCTGTTTCAAAGGGATGAGTGTTTGTCTTGCTCCTTGCAAATTCCCTCTAAAATAAGTGCTTAACTGAAGCAAGAGCGTTCTAGCCTTATCACTATCTTTTCTCATTAAAGCAGAGATAGTATTAATCGCATTAAAGAAAAAATGTGGATTTACTTGTGCTTGTAAGGATTTAATTTCTGCTTCTTTTAATAATTTGGATTGGACTTCTGCTTCACCTAACTCGATTTGTGTGGAAAAAATAGTCCCCAAACCTTTAGCAAGTTGTTCTTCAACATGAGTAAGTTGACTAGCATCAGTAAAATACATTTTTAGTGTGCCGACAATTTTTTTATGAACAAACAAAGGAATCACAATTGCCGCTTTAAGAGGGCAATTTGGGTTTGAACACCCAATCTGTTCTTTATGATGAACAATGGAGAGGGTACCATGTTTTAATACATCTTTTGATAATTCGGTAATTACTTCTAGTTCAGGAATATGATGATCACTGCCCGCACCATAATGAGCAAGTATTCGGTGAGTATCGGTTAAGCTAATAGCACTCACCTTAGTATAATGCTGAATAATAGTTGCAACTTCTTGTGCTGAATGTTCATTTAAACCTTCTCTAAAGTAAGGAAGTGTCGCAGCTGCCAACTCTAATACATCATGTGTTTGAACGGCTTTGGCTTGTTCTTCTTGTTGTAAGGTAGTGGTTAAAATAGATAAGAATATAAAAGTTCCCGTACTATTTAATATAATCATAGGAAAGGCAATAAAGCTTACTAAGTTTATCCCTTGTTGTAAATTTCCACCACTAAATAGCATAATAAATAACATTTGAACGACTTCCATAAAAGCTCCAATAAAAGCAGCTTGAGTCGCAGTAGGAAATTGTCCTTTTTTAGTAAGTTTTTTTCCAAGCCAACCAGATAAAAAACCAACTAGAAGGGAAGAGGGGATATAAAACAAACTATAGTGACTTCCTTGGATGAATCGATGTGTTCCAGCAATCAAGCCGACCATTCCCCCAACAAAGGGTCCACCCACAATACCAGATACACCAATTGCCAATGTTCTTGTATTGGCTATGGAAACATTATCGTGCAAATTCGTTAAAATACTACTGGGAACAATTTGATTGTCTTTGATTTCGATTCCGGTAAAATTTGAAATAATGGCAAATAAACTAAAAATGATTGCAAGCTGTAACTTTGATTGATACTTATCCCGGCTTAATAGTATTTTTTTAAAGTAGGGGACGTTTACTAATAAAAAAGCAAGTAGAATCATTAAACCCACACGCTCCATCATTAGGATAAATAGCTCTATCATAATATTAAAACTCCTTTAATGATTTAATCATAGTGTAGCATAAAAAATTTTTAAAAAGAGAAAACATAGCACAAAAAAACGCATTGACCGAGAAATCCTCTTTCAATACGTTTTTTAAATTATTTAACCATACCCCATTTACTAGGTGGCCAAAAGGCAATTTTTGATTTACCGATAATATTTTCTTTTGGAATGAATCCAACCTCAGGGAAACGACTATCTTTTGAATTTTGTCGGTTATCTCCCATAACAAAGTAAGTATTTTCTGGAACAGTATCTTTTCCAGTTAATGATTTTAATGTAAAATCATAGGTTAAATTTTCATCAGGGGCTGTTTGCTTCAATTCAGCTTTTTTCTCATCTAGATAAGGTTCATCTACTTTTTTTCCATTGATATATAATACATCATCTTTGTACTCAATAGTATCACCAGGCATTCCGATAACACGTTTGACGTAATTTTTTGATGGGTCGTCTGGTGCTACTAAAGAGACAATGTCAAATCGTTTTGTGTCACCCATTTTTAAAGCAATATTCCTTTCGCCATCGACTAACGTTGGCATCATTGATTCTCCACTAACTGTTACGGGAGTAAATACAAAGACACGTAGTAATACAAGTGCGATAATTAAGAAAACATACCAGATTAAATCCTTAATCCATGTTGATTTAGTCATAATAAACCTCCTATTTATTTAGTTCCTATTTCGCAAAATAGATAACTAACAAGGATTATTATACGACAGTTTAAACAGAAAGTCATTTAATTAATGTGTAGTAATAAACAATTTCTTTTAAGAATATTAAGCTATTCTTTGAAATATGTTTAGTATAATATTGAGTGAAACGGTCATCTGCTAGATACATATCAAGCATTTGTCTATGATAGTTATGAGAGTAGATAGAGCTAGCAGTGATAACCCTTCTTTATGTTATAAAACAGCATCCGTTGCTAATGGGTGAGTAACATCAGTAATGGATTGTGTTTCTAAGTCATTTAATTGAATAAAAAGCGTTTCTTCTATTTTTTTAGTTTGACATAATCTTCCTCAGATAAATTCATCCAGTTATCATTATATTGTTTAATGGTTTCTTCAACATATTTTTGCTGTAATTCCTCACTATATATGTCGTTGTTGTTTTGTATTAGTTGTTGTTTAAATGCAGTAAATTTTTCTTCATTTGTCATCGTAAAAACGGTATCCATTCTCTCCTATACTAGTAGGTTTTAATAAATCAATCCTGTCATAGTAGCGTAATGTTCTTGTTGTGACACCGGATAATTTAGCTAATTCAGTTATCGAATACACTGTATTTCCTCCTTTCAATAAGTAGTATATGGCTTGATATTGCGTCAAAGTTAACAAGTGAAAGACTATCTTTTCCTTCGTTTTTATCGTAGAATAAGTTATATAATGTTCAATGGGGTGAGAATATGGTCGACTTATGGCGACGTATGAAAGCGAATGACAGTGTTCGACGAACGCTGGTTTTGCTAATTATTTGTTCGGGATTATATTTGATACGTAATATCCTTAGTTTAATTTTATTAACCTTTATCTTAACGTATTTAATCATTCGGGGAGTAGATGGTATTCATCATGTAACAAAACTTCCTAAAAAATTAGTTGCTATTGCGATGTATTTGTTAATGATCATTTTTTTATACTTTTCAATAACAGTATATGTTCCAAAACTGTTCAATCAAACGATACAGATGATAGAAGAAGTCTTTAATTTTTATCAAAAAGCAGATACCAATAATAAATTATATGAATGGATTGCTCAAAATGTCGGGTTTAATGAAATCAAACAACAATTAACAACAGGAGCTAAAGTTGTATTTACTACAATTACGAATATTGGTTCTATGGGAATTACGTTTGTGATGTCATTGATTTTAAGTTTCTTCTTTATTATAGAAAAAGATTGGGTAACTGAGTTTGGTCAAGCCTTTTTTAAAAGTAAGATAGGATTATTTAGTCAAGATGTTGCTTATTTAGGGAAAAAATTTGTTAATACTTTTGGGGTAGTGATAGAGGCACAGTTTATTATCGCGATAGTAAATACTATATTGACTATTATCGGCTTAATTTTTATGAAATTCCCACAAGATCAATTATTAAGCTTAGCATTAATGATATTCATATTAAGTTTGATACCGGTAGCTGGGGTCATTATTTCTTGTATTCCGTTATCGTTAATTGCCTATACAGTGGGTGGTGTTCAAGATGTTATTTACATTTTGATTATGATTATGATTATTCACGCGGTTGAATCTTACTTATTAAATCCTAAATTAATGAGTAGTAAAACAGATTTACCTATTTTTTATGTGTTTGTAATTTTAATGTTTTCAGAGAAATTTTTTGGTGTATGGGGATTAGTTATAGGAGTACCAGCCTTTGTTTTTTTACTTGATTTATTAGATGTTAAAGTAGAGCATAAAAAACCACCAGTTCTTCCACAAATAAATTCATCTAAATAAAAAAGTTGTTTTCTTCTAAAGAAAACAACTTTTTTATTTAAAAGATATCAGGATTTTTATAATTCCGTAATTTAATTGCAGTAACTAATTCTGAGATACCTGATAATGTTAATACAATACCAAAAAATTGGAATAATACAATTAAACTACCAAATGGATTAAATAAAATAAATATACCTGCTATAAGAAGAGCAATACCATAGACTAACATAGGAACGTAACTGATGTTAACATATTGTCTTAAGTTTAATGCACGAGAAATACGTGTAGCACCACCAATAATAATTAAAATACCTAAAAAGATAGGAAGGATACTAACTATTGGTTGGGCGAATAGCCAGATAATAAGCGCGGCTATAAAATAAAATATACTCATAGAAACTTGACCGTTTTGCTTGTTCTTCAAATAGCCAACTAAATTAATTACCCCAAGTAACACATTATAACCAACGATTAGATAGACACCCACATCAAATAGTTGTTTTGGTTTTAAAAAGATTAAGATACCTATCAGTAAATAAAGAATCCCACGAGAGAATGCATGACGTTGGATTGAACGAAATAGAGAAGACATAGAAAATCACTCCTTGTTTAAATTGACTTAATGCTAATGTTATTATACGTGTCTATCAAAAAAATAACCAATAAAAAGATAAAACTGTGCTACTTCGTATAAGCCATTATCAGAAGTAACACAGTTTGTTACATAGAATCTTTAAAAACGTGTTTATTTTTTACGAAATAATCAATACCAGAGTAAATAGTAGCAGCTAGGCAGATATATAAGAAAATCTGATCAAGTGGCAAATTAATTGCACTAAATGGAACATTACCCAATAGTAATAAAATAATAGCAACCATTTGAGTAGCAGTTTTTACTTTGCCTGGCCATGCGGCAGCCATAACCTCGCCATCCTCCACTAATAATAAGCGTAAACCTGTAACAGCTAATTCACGACAGACAATAATAGCGACAACCCAAGATGGAGCAAGACCTTGCCCAACCAATATGATAAAAGCTGTCATAACTAACATTTTATCCGCTAGTGGATCAGCAAATTTCCCAAAATTGGTTACCAGATTATGTTTTCTGGCAATTTTACCATCTAACCAATCTGTAATACTTGCTACGGCAAAAATAATAGCAGCAACTAATTGAGAAATCAACAGTGGACTACCTAATACATCAATCATTCCCCAGTTAGGGACTAAAGCGACAATAATAAATAAGGGAATCATACATATTCTAATCACTGTCAACTTATTTGGTAAATTCATTTATAAACAACCTTCCTTTTTATTCATTTTCTTTAGTAGTAGTATCAAAATTAATCGTGATAATTTTTTTCCCAGTTGTTGGATTAGATTTATTGAAAGCTAATTCTTGATCGTTAACTTTAATAGATAGATTATTAGATGCTCCAACAATAATATCAATCCCCGTTGCATCTTCTGGAACAATGGAGCTAATCTCTTCACCTGCTTGTAATGTGTATTGATAATAAATAGCACTTGTTCCGCTTTGTTGTAGACCAATCCAAACAGGGCCTTCTAAGGCAGTGAAATCAAGTTTAATAGGTTTTGAAACATTACTACCAGAGTAAGTTACTAAATCAATGGAATCAGAGGTAATATTAAATTTACTATCATTTTTTTTCTTTTTAGAAGAATCTTTTGTTTTTTCAGTCATGTCAGTAGGACTAGACTGGGAGGTACTTTCTTCCTTATTCTCTTTTGAATCACTTCCAATGACTACTGCCTTTTCAGGTTTTGGTACTAAAGGTCCACTAGCAATATCTAAACGCATGGCATAGATAATGGTTCCAATAATTGCAATAACAACTAGAGAAAGAAGAGTTACTGGTAAGTAATCTTTAAAGGTTGGTTGTCTTTTCTTTTTCTTACGATGTTTTTCTTTACGAGACCCCCTGATTGGCTTAGTTTGAGGTAGTTCCTCTTGTGTCTCATCGGGCTTTCCTTCAAATCGGCGAATTAGGGGACGGGCATTTAGACCAACAGCTTCAGCATATTGTCTAATAAATGTTTTCGTATAGTAATCACTAGGCATTGCGTCAAAGTCATTTACTTCAATAGCAGATAAGTAGCGACGCTGAATTTTGGTGATTTTTTGTAAATCTTCCATTGTTAGCCCTTTTTCTAAACGGGCCTGTTTTAATTGTTCACCGATTGTATCCACGGGAG
This genomic stretch from Vagococcus sp. CY52-2 harbors:
- a CDS encoding polyprenyl synthetase family protein; amino-acid sequence: MIVHPLWEMYPAVQKDLIETKRVMEKSVKIRNKEITATLQLFFGAGGKLLRPAYFLLFSKFGTIESDKKRYRMAASLEILHVATLIHDDIIDDSPVRRSMPSVQALYGKDIAVYTGDFLFTVYFHLLTNATSDLKTIALNAQSMKRILVGELDQMNLRYNTDITVKQYFQHIKGKTAQLFEFSCYEGAHYAHASKIIQLQAKRIGYNIGMAFQIMDDILDYKSTEEDMQKPVFEDMKNGYYTLPLILAMNENRAAFLPYLEKKTELSNQEMKEVQQLIEKYKGIEKAEMIAERFTNKALTSIKKLPDIAEKDILYHVTEVLLDRNN
- the lrgB gene encoding antiholin-like protein LrgB gives rise to the protein MTPYIGIVISFVAFGIGTFLFKKTNGFFLFTPLFVAMILGVIILKATGINYEQYNQGGTVISFFLEPATIAFAIPLYKKRELLQKYWVEIVAAITIGSAVSVTSIVAVGKLIRMHPQMMVSLLPQAATTAIAVPISESMNGIVSLTAFAVIFNAVIIYATGKMALKFFHINNPIAKGLALGSAGHALGVSVGIELGETEAAMASISMILVGVITVIVVPLSASLLQLT
- the lrgA gene encoding antiholin-like murein hydrolase modulator LrgA — encoded protein: MEKKVYSFLHQAFIFAAIMLISKGIAFILPIPMPASVIGLILLFVALSTNIVKLEQVESLGTSLTGIISFLFVPSGISLYNSLDILKVYGVPILAVIFIATFVILAITGWSTSYLLGVKEKSGSKERKLAFLKKQQLEEVQR
- a CDS encoding LytTR family DNA-binding domain-containing protein, whose amino-acid sequence is MTHVLLVDDEPLAREELAYLVTQHPNISSTAEADSVEEAMEQIMDKKPDIIFLDIHLTDESGFDLATKLKKLKKPPYLIFATAYDDYALKAFKVNAMDYILKPFDETIVHEALDKAISIIKPSNTSPKKKTESIDAIPIQGEDRIFLIHPNDIYLVSVEDKELSVHTESETYQTSGSLSKIETRLPTDIFIKTHRSFMLNTTKIQEIQPWFNNTLQVTLDNGLKVPVSRSYVKPFKEMIGLS
- a CDS encoding sensor histidine kinase; this translates as MIELFILMMERVGLMILLAFLLVNVPYFKKILLSRDKYQSKLQLAIIFSLFAIISNFTGIEIKDNQIVPSSILTNLHDNVSIANTRTLAIGVSGIVGGPFVGGMVGLIAGTHRFIQGSHYSLFYIPSSLLVGFLSGWLGKKLTKKGQFPTATQAAFIGAFMEVVQMLFIMLFSGGNLQQGINLVSFIAFPMIILNSTGTFIFLSILTTTLQQEEQAKAVQTHDVLELAAATLPYFREGLNEHSAQEVATIIQHYTKVSAISLTDTHRILAHYGAGSDHHIPELEVITELSKDVLKHGTLSIVHHKEQIGCSNPNCPLKAAIVIPLFVHKKIVGTLKMYFTDASQLTHVEEQLAKGLGTIFSTQIELGEAEVQSKLLKEAEIKSLQAQVNPHFFFNAINTISALMRKDSDKARTLLLQLSTYFRGNLQGARQTLIPLKQELAQVDAYLSLEQARFPNRYTVTFDVDDTLIHYLVPPYAVQILVENTIKHAFGSRKENNHAHVSIYKKQEKLIISVKDNGLGIPDERLTHLGKESVISEKGTGTALDNLSKRMTNLFGEQAEFNVQNNLDSGVIFTLTMPLIETNNSTTLS
- the lepB gene encoding signal peptidase I; this encodes MTKSTWIKDLIWYVFLIIALVLLRVFVFTPVTVSGESMMPTLVDGERNIALKMGDTKRFDIVSLVAPDDPSKNYVKRVIGMPGDTIEYKDDVLYINGKKVDEPYLDEKKAELKQTAPDENLTYDFTLKSLTGKDTVPENTYFVMGDNRQNSKDSRFPEVGFIPKENIIGKSKIAFWPPSKWGMVK
- a CDS encoding TipAS antibiotic-recognition domain-containing protein, which encodes MTASSIYSHNYHRQMLDMYLADDRFTQYYTKHISKNSLIFLKEIVYYYTLIK
- a CDS encoding AI-2E family transporter, whose product is MVDLWRRMKANDSVRRTLVLLIICSGLYLIRNILSLILLTFILTYLIIRGVDGIHHVTKLPKKLVAIAMYLLMIIFLYFSITVYVPKLFNQTIQMIEEVFNFYQKADTNNKLYEWIAQNVGFNEIKQQLTTGAKVVFTTITNIGSMGITFVMSLILSFFFIIEKDWVTEFGQAFFKSKIGLFSQDVAYLGKKFVNTFGVVIEAQFIIAIVNTILTIIGLIFMKFPQDQLLSLALMIFILSLIPVAGVIISCIPLSLIAYTVGGVQDVIYILIMIMIIHAVESYLLNPKLMSSKTDLPIFYVFVILMFSEKFFGVWGLVIGVPAFVFLLDLLDVKVEHKKPPVLPQINSSK
- a CDS encoding DUF308 domain-containing protein codes for the protein MSSLFRSIQRHAFSRGILYLLIGILIFLKPKQLFDVGVYLIVGYNVLLGVINLVGYLKNKQNGQVSMSIFYFIAALIIWLFAQPIVSILPIFLGILIIIGGATRISRALNLRQYVNISYVPMLVYGIALLIAGIFILFNPFGSLIVLFQFFGIVLTLSGISELVTAIKLRNYKNPDIF
- the pgsA gene encoding CDP-diacylglycerol--glycerol-3-phosphate 3-phosphatidyltransferase codes for the protein MNLPNKLTVIRICMIPLFIIVALVPNWGMIDVLGSPLLISQLVAAIIFAVASITDWLDGKIARKHNLVTNFGKFADPLADKMLVMTAFIILVGQGLAPSWVVAIIVCRELAVTGLRLLLVEDGEVMAAAWPGKVKTATQMVAIILLLLGNVPFSAINLPLDQIFLYICLAATIYSGIDYFVKNKHVFKDSM
- a CDS encoding helix-turn-helix domain-containing protein — encoded protein: MDTIGEQLKQARLEKGLTMEDLQKITKIQRRYLSAIEVNDFDAMPSDYYTKTFIRQYAEAVGLNARPLIRRFEGKPDETQEELPQTKPIRGSRKEKHRKKKKRQPTFKDYLPVTLLSLVVIAIIGTIIYAMRLDIASGPLVPKPEKAVVIGSDSKENKEESTSQSSPTDMTEKTKDSSKKKKNDSKFNITSDSIDLVTYSGSNVSKPIKLDFTALEGPVWIGLQQSGTSAIYYQYTLQAGEEISSIVPEDATGIDIIVGASNNLSIKVNDQELAFNKSNPTTGKKIITINFDTTTKENE